In Gemmatimonadetes bacterium SCN 70-22, one DNA window encodes the following:
- a CDS encoding N-acetylmuramic acid 6-phosphate etherase: MPRRALDPRITEHRNPRSANIDLASPLEIVDIINAEDRGVPEAVATQREEIARGISFIEQAFRHGGRLFYAGAGTSGRLGILDASECPPTFGSDPELVQGIIAGGIDAVFRAQEGAEDLPENGARAVDEHGVRAGDVVIGIAASGTTPFVRGALARAKELGAVAGLVACTHIDDGFAATLDLAIIPVTGPEVVTGSTRLKAGTATKLVLNMLTTGAMIRIGKTFGNLMVDLRATNLKLVDRSQRIIMEVCDVSRDEARALLERAGGLVKLAIVMHLLGVGRDEAERALEQGDGVIRRVVGGEPPPVP, encoded by the coding sequence GTGCCACGACGAGCGCTCGATCCCCGCATCACCGAACACCGCAACCCGCGCTCGGCCAACATCGACCTCGCCTCGCCGCTCGAGATCGTCGACATCATTAATGCCGAGGATCGCGGCGTCCCCGAGGCCGTGGCGACGCAGCGTGAGGAGATCGCAAGGGGGATCTCGTTCATCGAGCAAGCCTTCCGCCACGGGGGGAGGCTCTTCTACGCCGGCGCCGGCACGTCGGGGCGGCTCGGGATCCTCGACGCCAGCGAGTGTCCCCCCACCTTCGGGAGCGACCCCGAGCTGGTGCAGGGGATCATCGCCGGCGGCATCGACGCGGTCTTCCGCGCGCAGGAAGGGGCCGAGGACCTCCCGGAGAACGGGGCGCGCGCCGTGGACGAACATGGCGTGCGCGCGGGCGACGTCGTCATCGGGATCGCCGCCTCGGGGACGACGCCGTTCGTGCGAGGCGCCCTGGCGAGGGCGAAGGAGCTGGGCGCGGTCGCCGGGCTCGTCGCCTGCACCCACATCGACGACGGCTTCGCCGCCACGCTCGACCTGGCGATCATCCCGGTCACGGGGCCGGAGGTCGTCACCGGCTCCACGCGCCTCAAGGCCGGGACGGCGACCAAGCTGGTGCTGAACATGCTCACCACGGGGGCGATGATCCGCATCGGGAAGACCTTCGGGAACCTCATGGTCGACCTCAGGGCGACCAACCTGAAGCTCGTCGACCGCAGCCAGCGCATCATCATGGAGGTGTGCGACGTGTCGCGCGACGAGGCGCGCGCGCTGCTGGAGCGTGCCGGCGGGCTGGTGAAGCTGGCCATCGTGATGCACTTGCTCGGCGTGGGGCGCGACGAGGCGGAGCGGGCGCTGGAGCAGGGGGATGGCGTGATCCGGCGCGTGGTGGGAGGGGAGCCGCCCCCGGTGCCCTGA